The DNA sequence CGGTAGCTAACTCGGATATGGTCTCTAGGTTGCGTATCCCCAAGACATTTAAGTCTGCTAAGCTCCACCCAATAGCCTTCTTGTTCTTCCTCAAGACAttaagcaacttctcctcttggtGGGATGAGAGCTCCTTAGCAACAATTACCGGGTGCTTTTGGTCATCTTCAAGGAAGGCATATTTTAGGTGGGACGGGAGTTGTTTCAAATCTACTTTTTGTTCGTGACTTGGCACTTTGTCATCCGGTGACATTGGAGGTGATAAGGCATCTCCTTCACACACGTGGGAACTCCCCACACTTGGATCTTGAATCATACTCTTTCCATCAAAATCATCTTATTGAACTTGGACCACAACATTATCAATCGAATCACACCGGAAAATAGAGTGATCCTCCGGTGGATGTCTCATGGCTTCGTCAAGATTAAAGCTCACTTCTCTTCCATCGATCTCAAACGAGTAGGTACCTGAAAACGCATCTAGTTTGAACCGGGAGGTTTTCAAGAAGGGCCTCCCAAGCAAGATAGATGAGGTCCTCCCGGAATCACTAGGGGGCATTTTGAGAATATGAAAATCAATCGGTAAGACCAACCCCTTTATACTCACTAGAACATCCTCCGCGATACCAACTACAGAAATTATGCTTTTGTCTGCCAAAACAAATCGGGCGGCCGACCGTTTCAACGGCGGAAGCTTCAAGACCTCATAAATGGATaagggcataatactcacacacgcGCCAAGATCGTACATACAATCAACAAATTCGACTCCATCTATGGTGCAAGTTACTAGGCAAGGGCCGGGGTCGCCACACTTCTCCGGCACATCATCCATTAAAGTAGAGATTGAGCTTCCcaatggaatagtttctaaatcattaAGCTTCTCCTTGTTCATGCATAGGTCCTTTAGAAATttggcatatttaggtacttggcggatagcatcaaagagatgaatggttacctcaactttcttgaacatctcCACCATTTTGGGGTCCAACTCAACTCGCTTCTTGGTCTTCCTTACCAATGTGGGAAATGGGATTAGAGTAGCATATTGCAAGACATCCCCATCCTTAGGTATTCCACCCCTTGGTTGAGCAATCACTTCTTCGACTACCTCTTGGGCTTCATCCTCCTTTTCAACTTCTTCTATCAAAACCACATCCTCAACCTCTATTGGACTTGGCTCTTCATGACTCCTCTCTTGTAATTTGGTGCCGGACCTCaaggtaatggcattgatgccacccttggggttgggtagagGTTGAGAGAGTGAGGCACttgagcttgagggttgaatggTACAGGTAGAGGTAGAGTTTGAGGGGGGTTCCATGTGGGAAATAAGGGCTTGGAGTGTAGAATTGAGACCGGTAAGGCTTGCGGCAAGTGTTGTTTGCATCTCCTTTTGTCCTTGGAGGATGGAGCGGAGTGTCTCATCTTGGTTGGAAGAGGGAGAAGGATAAGTGATTTGGGAGGCTTGTGGTTGGTTGGGTGGCGGTGCTTGCCTTTGATGAGGTGCTTGGTAAGTTTGGTAGGCTCTTACTTGGTTTTGATTTTGGTATGGAGGATTTTGTTGGTATCGGTTttgttggttgttgttgttgttgttccatctttggtt is a window from the Arachis hypogaea cultivar Tifrunner chromosome 17, arahy.Tifrunner.gnm2.J5K5, whole genome shotgun sequence genome containing:
- the LOC112763702 gene encoding uncharacterized protein; this encodes MQTTLAASLTGLNSTLQALISHMEPPSNSTSTCTIQPSSSSASLSQPLPNPKGGINAITLRSGTKLQERSHEEPSPIEVEDVVLIEEVEKEDEAQEVVEEVIAQPRGGIPKDGDVLQYATLIPFPTLVRKTKKRVELDPKMVEMFKKVEDLCMNKEKLNDLETIPLGSSISTLMDDVPEKCGDPGPCLVTCTIDGVEFVDCMYDLGACVSIMPLSIYEVLKLPPLKRSAARFVLADKSIISVVGIAEDVLVSIKGLVLPIDFHILKMPPSDSGRTSSILLGRPFLKTSRFKLDAFSGTYSFEIDGREVSFNLDEAMRHPPEDHSIFRCDSIDNVVVQVQ